In Spirochaetaceae bacterium, the sequence GGTTGGAGTAGAATATGGGCAGCCATCAAATAATATCTTTAAAGGGAAGGTAAAGCTGTTAGATAAAACAGAAACTATTTGTTTTATTAAACTATTGCCTAGTAATAAAGAGTTAGCTATTGAATTATTTTGTGCTAAATTAGCTAATAATCTTAATTTGCAAGTTCCTCAACCTATTTTAATAGCTATTGGGAAAAATAGGCATAGTAGCATAAGAACAAACTGTTATGCTTATGGTTATGAATGGCTTACTAGTATACCTTTTGCCAGCAAAATAGGGAAACTTCCTATAGGGCATCCATCTGTACCGCCAATGGCCATTTTTGATGAATTAATTTTAAATGACGATAGGCATTACGGCAATATTTTAATTGAGAATAAAGATAATAAAATTCGTCATTATATCGACCATGAACAAGCTTTACAAATTAATAGCTTATCTCATTATTTTGAAGCAATTAATAGAAATTGGCTGGTTAAAGAACTGATAGAGCATAAAGCCATTGAATTAAGCACACTTTTTGCAAGAAGCAATTTTTACGATAATCTTTCCGATAGTTTATATAATGAAGTAACAAGAGGTATTGCTTCACTTGTCAATACTTGCTTTGATGAATGCTCTGAAGTTTTTCGTAAAGCAAAGCTTTCTGTAGTCGATTTTACAGGTGAAAGAGATTTTTTAATAAATCGTGGCGGTCAACTGAAAGATGTAGTAGCCAAACAAATTGAAAAAAGAGGAAAAGAGAAGAAATGAGCGATTATTTTAATCTTTTTAATGATAACGAGAAGATATGGCAAACGGCCTCATTATATTATACCCCTTTGTACTCACAAGAATGTTTTAATTTATTGATAATAACATGGAACGAAGATAGGCTGGTTTGTAAGCCAACTTTAGATTCTGCGGCTATAAAAAAGGTTTTTGGTAGCCATAATTACGATGATATAAAAGGCATTTGCGCTAACTACGAAAAAGAGCTTAAGAATTATTATAAAGAATATAAAACCTTAGAGGGTTTTAAGGCAGATTATAAAGGTGTTGTTCTTAGTGCCTTTGGCTCTTCAATTCGTGATAAACCTGATGATACTCTTGCAGATATACGTGAATTAAATAGTGTATTAGCCTTTCATAATAAAGCTATTAGAACTGAAACAAACGAATTTGCTAAAAAAATACAAAAACAATTACCGCAATATAAAAATAAATTTAATAAGGAAATTGGTATTGGCTATAAAGTAATAACAGTAGATATTCTTTCTAGTAATTATGTTGTGTATTTTAATAAAATAAATGAAAGAACAGGCCACTTTAATGGTACTAATTTAACAAATTTGTTACCTTTAGTTAAGCGTCCAGAATTAATGAAAAATGTTAGCCCACAAATAATTCTCCATGAAAGCGGTAAGGATAAATTTGACAACCCTATTAAGGCCCAAATTGCAGATTTAAGTGATGGCAAAATAAGCGTTAAGACTGTAAGTAGTGATGAAGAAGCGATAGATTATACTCAAAAAATATGCGAAGTAGCTTAAAGGAGCTTTATATGTTATACGAAGTAAATGGGCGAGCCCCGCAGGTGCACCCGCAAAGTTTTGTGGCCCCATCGGCTAATTTAATAGGGCAGGTAACTATCGAAAAAGAAGCCAGTGTGTGGTTTAATGCTGTTATGCGCGGCGATGTTAGCCGTATCGTGCTGGGTGAGGGTAGTAACTTTCAGGACGGTAGTGTAGCGCACGGCGATACCGGTAAAGATGTAATTATTGGTAAAAATGTAACTATTGGGCATAATGCTATTATCCATGCGTGTACGATTGGCGATGGCTGTTTAATTGCGATGGGAGCTATTGTTTTAAGCGGGGCTAAAATTGGTAAAAACTGCCTCATTGCCGCCGGCGCTGTAGTGAGTGAAGGTATGGAGATACCCGATAACAGCTTAGCGGTAGGTGTACCGGCCAAAGTGGTTAAAGAAATTAGTTCGCTAATTGCTCAGCGTATGCAAATCGGCAGCCGGCATTATATTGATAAAATTAAAGAATATAACACTTTAAAGTTAATTTGAAATTATGTTTAAAATATTGGCATTTCTAAAGCCTAAAAATATAAAATTATTGCTAGCTGTTTTACTTATACTAGCTTTAATTGCGTTGTTTACTTCTAACTTTAATGTTAGGTATATGTTGGTAAATATTATATTTTTTTTCAATGGGTTGGGTTTAATTAAATTTTTTGCTTTTATTTTTAAGTGGTATTTAAAACTTAGTCAGAAAAAAAATGAATTTTTTATGAAAGATTGGGATGAAAATCAAGTCGAGATTTTAAATAAATTTCGGCTTTATAAAATAAATCCAGAAATAAACTCTAAAGTCAATCCTGTTATTATAAGTTGTATGAGGGCTTTATTTTTAATAGGTATAGCTATATTCCTAAATTATTTAGCTATATATGCGGCGGTAGTTTATGTCATTTTATCTCCAATTAATTTTAAAAAATTAAAGCGAGCTAAAACTAGCGAAGTATCCAAATAGTTATTATATTAAGGGAAGGCTAATGCCAAAATTATTAGAAAAAATAAAAACTAATTTATACCTAAAGCTAGGTTATGCAGCATTGTTAGTTTTTTTAGGTTGATTAGTTACTTTTATGCTAAGGTCTCGCTCTATTAGTGAAAGTAGTTTATTTCTATCAGAAGAGTGGCGGCGTTAAGTTAATCGCTATAAAAAGAGAAAGTTACAGATGTTAAGTTATCATTGTCATTAAATCTCATATCTAAGGAGCTCCAAGTGCCCAATCTAGCATATATATAACTTTCGTGGCCGGTTCTGGAGGAAGAGTAGTCAAAATAGGGGTCGGCTGCTCTTAAATTTGTTAATATTTCATTAAAATTCATAGTAAAATCGATGCGTGTACCTAAAAAATCAAAAGTTGTCTCTGGTATACGGCCAAATTGGTAAGTAATACCGGCTCTCTCTCGTTTACAACACGAATGGTTCTTAACTCGGTATTATTTTGGGCTATAACTAATTTGGGTAAAACTATTATTAAAATAATAAATAAAATTTTTTCTATTTCCCTATCCTTGTTTTACCGTTGAATTATCTTGCTGTAATTTAGCAATAAAATTAAGGGCCTCCAGCGGAGTAGCGGTGCTTACATTAAATTTATTAATAACCTCGCGCAGCACCGCTTCGTCACTAAAAAGCAAACTTTGATTAGCCGGCCGTGCCCTTTTATTGGCTTTATCTTCTATAAGTTGGGCCAAATAGCCTTCGGCCTTAGCGGCCACATTATCAGGGATACCGGCTAAGCGTGCCACATGCGTGCCGTAGCTGCTCTTAGCGGCCCCAGCGGTAAGCTCTTTTAAAAAATAAATTTGTTTATTTTCTTCCAAAACTCGTAACGTAAAGTTTTTAATATGCACATTAAGCAGCCGCGTCAGCTCGTGATAGTGGGTGGCAAAAAGGGTGATGGCTTTAATACCGCCCGTTAGCTCTTCCAGCACGGCACGGGCGATGGCAAGGCCGTCATCGCTGGAGGTCCCGCGCCCGACTTCGTCCATAATAACGAGGCTACGGTTGGTAGCTTGCTGTAAAATTTTTGCTGTTTCTAACATTTCTACCATAAAGGTAGATTCACCTTTAGCAAGATTATCGCTGGCGCCCACACGGCAAAAAATTTGATCAACAAGACCGATGGTAGCCTCATCGGCACTAACAAAACTTCCCATTTGGGCCATAAGTACAATTAAAGCATTTTGTTTAAGGTAAGTTGATTTGCCGGCCATATTGGGAGCGGTAATAAGTAAACTGCGGTTTTTGGCGGTAGCGATAAAATCGTTGGCTACAAAACTATTATTGGTAAGATTTTGCTCAATAACCGGGTGACGGCCGGCTTTAATGGTAATGCCAATATCGTTTGTAATTATTGGTTTTACATAATTATATTTTAAAGCTATCAAAGCGAGACTACCGCTGGTATCCCACAAAGCTAAGAGGGCGGCTACTTCGTAAAACAAATTAAGATGAGTTTTTAACTCATCGCGCAGCAATAAAAATTGGCCGCGCTCCATACTAATAGCTTTTTCGTGGGCGTGGCTAATGCTATCTTGCAGCTCGCGCAGGCGCGAGGTAGAAAAACGCTCACCGGTTACCATCGATTGGCGGCGGATAAAATAAGGCGGTAGCTTATCGGCGTTATTTTTATTAACCTCAAAAAAATAACCGAT encodes:
- a CDS encoding phosphatidylinositol 4-kinase, which gives rise to MNGNIKVGSVVGVLEPLVGVEYGQPSNNIFKGKVKLLDKTETICFIKLLPSNKELAIELFCAKLANNLNLQVPQPILIAIGKNRHSSIRTNCYAYGYEWLTSIPFASKIGKLPIGHPSVPPMAIFDELILNDDRHYGNILIENKDNKIRHYIDHEQALQINSLSHYFEAINRNWLVKELIEHKAIELSTLFARSNFYDNLSDSLYNEVTRGIASLVNTCFDECSEVFRKAKLSVVDFTGERDFLINRGGQLKDVVAKQIEKRGKEKK
- a CDS encoding gamma carbonic anhydrase family protein — protein: MLYEVNGRAPQVHPQSFVAPSANLIGQVTIEKEASVWFNAVMRGDVSRIVLGEGSNFQDGSVAHGDTGKDVIIGKNVTIGHNAIIHACTIGDGCLIAMGAIVLSGAKIGKNCLIAAGAVVSEGMEIPDNSLAVGVPAKVVKEISSLIAQRMQIGSRHYIDKIKEYNTLKLI